The Anomaloglossus baeobatrachus isolate aAnoBae1 chromosome 7, aAnoBae1.hap1, whole genome shotgun sequence sequence ctgctcatggtggcctggtggtacatccatcctgagagggacggtgatctgggtaatgggtttggcaagtagggacccgttgactacctggacactgattggtttaggcaataggaccaggggaacagagtacctagttgccagggaggctgaaatgaaattgccgtcagcgccagtgtctaagcaagccagggcagggaagacagtggtgccgaactgcaactgggcgctgagggttaatttagaaggagaggcagcgcaGATTGGAGCCTACAAGTCACATGTAACCGCATCATCAGATTTTGGCGCCGGGAACATAGAAACCCGCGTTAGGATGTGTAGAAGGAGGAGGGAGCGGCGCTGTACAGCTCTGCGGGAATATACACAGGCACATCGGCGGCTCCTGTAACACCCGCTGCTCTGATACAGACACTACCCACAAGGGGGAGCTGCAGAGACCCCACTGCATCTGTAGGGCGGGATTACTAGGCCTCAGGCTCCGCCTCCTGTGAGCAATGATTGGTCGCGGACATCACACCCTATTAGCGGCTCctgttattttatgaaatatccaaTGGGGTATCCTACATGAAGCGGGAAAACGAGCAGCAGAGTATAAATCTCCTGCTCTCTGCTCTGCTCCTCATCACATCTGTTCTCCTCTATACTGAGCTATGGCCAGAACTAAGCAGACCGCTCGCAAATCCACCGGAGGGAAAGCTCCCCGCAAGCAGCTGGCCACTAAGGCCGCCAGGAAGAGCGCTCCCGCCACCGGCGGAGTGAAGAAGCCTCACCGTTACCGGCCAGGCACAGTCGCTCTCCGTGAGATCCGCCGGTACCAGAAGTCCACTGAGCTGCTGATCCGTAAGCTTCCCTTCCAGCGCCTGGTAAGAGAAATCGCCCAGGACTTCAAGACCGATCTCCGCTTCCAGAGCTCGGCCGTCATGGCCCTGCAGGAGGCCAGCGAGGCTTATCTGGTGGGGCTGTTTGAGGACACAAATCTGTGCGCCATCCACGCTAAGAGGGTCACCATCATGCCCAAAGATATCCAGCTGGCCCGCCGCATCCGTGGGGAGAGGGCTTAGATCTGTCCTGCACCCCGagtacaacacaaaggctcttctcagagccaccacatcctcctcATCAGAGCTGCTGCCGCTTATATCCTCTAATGTTTCCTACTAGTGTCTGCACCAGACTGTTTTATATAGGAATGTCGGTAACTATCTATAGCCATCCTCCATTACCGCGATTACTGCGGAGCTGGAAGTCAATGCGTGAAATAATCGGTTTGATCTTGGTCCATATCACTGAGATCAGACACGTGCGAGCAGTGAGTGATAAAGTACATTTACCCATTAATGCAAGATTCTAGGTGACCGCCCGTGTGTGCAGCTACATAGCGGTCTACAGCTTAGATCTGTTCTGATCACCTCAATATCAGTCTTATCACCACAAAGTTCACTTTGAAGAGCTGATCATTCACATCTGCCTGTTATTTTGCTCTGAGTCCTTTTGTTCTACAAAGTCATAACAGATTTCCAGAAAACCatactattttattattattattattattatttatttatagagcaccattaattccatggtgctgtacatgagaagggggttacatacaaaatacgtatacaagttacagtagacagactagtacagagggaagagggccctacccttgcgggcttacattctataggattatggggaggagacaataggtggggtgtaggtcaggcggcggctccgcacggtggtcgggcggcagctccacacggtggtcgggcggcagctccgcacggtggccgggcggcagctccgcacggtggccgggcggcagctccgcacggtggtcaggcggcagcgagttcattgtagattgtaggcatttctgaacagatgagttttcaggttccgtttgaagtttgcaagggtaggggatagtctgacgtgttgaggcagcgagttccaggagactggggatgctcgggagaagtcttggagtcggttgcgtgaggagcgaatgagagaggaggagaggaggagatcttgggaggaccggaggtgacgtgttggagtgtagtgggagagtagttcggagatgtacggaggggaaagattatgcacagctttgtaggtcagtgttagaagtttgaattggatacggtggaagattggaagccagtggagggacatgcagaggggagaagcggggtggtattgaggagagaggtggataagtcgggcagcagagttaaggatggactggagaggggcgagcgtgttggcagggaggccacagaggaggatgttacagtagtcgaggcgggagattatgagggcatgcactagcattttagtagattgcaaattgaggaaagggcggattctggaaatatttttgagttgaagacggcaggaggtggtgagggactggatgtgtggtatgaaggataaggcagagtcaaaggtcactccgaggcaccgaactttgggtactggcgagagcgtggtgttatttattgtaatagatagatcaggtggagagtgtaggtgagacggaggaaagatgattagttcagttttggccatataccCGGCGTCCCTGTCTATCCAGGGATCACACAGGTGGCACAAACTCCTAATTATATCCGGGAAAGGAGAAACACGAGTTTTTGTAGTGCAAACAGTACATCATTTATTTAGTGAATATGGTGACAAGGGCTTGAAAGAGTTAAGATGAACAATAatattgtcatatatatatatatatatatatatatatatatatatatatatatatatgacaatatTATTGTTCATCTTCACTCTTTCAAGCCCTTGTCACCATATTCActaaataaattatgtattgtttGCACTACAAAAACTCGTGTTTCTCCTTTCCCGGAAAGTCATAACAATTGTAGTCACAACCATAAAGTCATTCCATGAAACAATAAGCATTGAATATAATGTACTACAATgcaggaggatttttttttttgcaaaaaaaacggATTACATACCTAACCAAAATAGAGTTTAAATCAATGCAGGgataaagtgccagcagtgcaagGGTTTGGTTCTAGCAACAAAGCTGCTATACACCTGGTTAATTACATAAATGGTATATAGGTAAGTACTACACTGCTAAAATCATAATTGTAATCACAAACATGCAGTCATTTCATCAAATACTAAGTATTGATTGACATATAAAGTGCTGCAAAGCAGGAGGAATATTTTTGCAAAAAACAGGGATGAAATACCTAAACATAATAGGATGAATAGAATTGACTCCCTAACTTCTGGTCTGATGAAGCCTGCTCTGTGACACACAAAATGTGGTTACCTCTCCTTGGGGGACTCCAGACCcttgcactgctggcactttatcCCTGCATTGATTTACATTCTATTCTATTTTGGTATGTAATccctgtttgttttttgtttttttgcaaaaaaaaaaatcctccagcATTGCAGCACTTGTCAATGCTTAATATTTGATGAAATTACTGTATGTTTGTGagtacaactattttttttttaaatcagggcagTACCAATTTTTTAAGTTTGTAGGGGTCTTGTTAAAAGATCCAGACCCTTGCATTGCTGACGCTTTATCCCTGCATTGATTTAAACTGTTTTATGTTATGTAATccctaatttttgtttttttaaaaattcctCCTATATagtatcatctaatatataaagctgaatgtgtgtgtatgtccgggattggcatccgcaccgtcgcagctacagccacaaaattttgcacactcacacttctggaccccaggagcgtcataggctatgtttcgaggggaaattttaactccgctctttagttattcgccaaaaaaacagcgaatggaactgggagccacagtgcagccagatcttcagaagaatgcgcggccatgcccttatatggaatgttggcgtgtcacaatgcagccagggaaagagacatagacagagaaagagacacataaagagaccgacagacagggaaagagaaagatagacagacaaagatagagaaacagagagatatatacagagggggagacagacagagaatgggagagaaacatagagacagttactatcctgggcgttaatatattctatttatacattctatcccgggaatgttaatacattctattttaacagccgatattaacccgggcgaagccgggtagtacagctagttttatttataaataattattattTGATGGAATGGCTACAATTGTTATGATTTTGGTAGCCGGGTGCTACTTACCCATATTTAATTACACAGGCCTGTCGTATTTTTTTCCCACTGCCAGAAGTCTATTGCATCTGtcatcttttcctctttttttataTACAATATTTGTATCTCATATAGTTTTTGTACCCAAATAAATATTTGTCATTGTTCTGCATGATACCCCACTTGTTGTTCCGTTTTTCTTCCCCAATTATTTATTAGTGGTTTTGCAAACACCCCATGGGTAACCAAACAAGTCTCCATGAGGTTTCTCTATTAACTCGATCTTTTTACTAGTCTTTACTTGAATAATATCTGAAGGATTTTGCTTTTTCTAAGCTTCTATTGCTATGGACCTCTCACGCTCCGGTCAGGAAGAGCCTCCGCCAGTCGGAGCATTGTATGCAATCCCCGCCCCAGTTATACGgccgtgtgactgctgcctaaTTACTGCTCTCATCATCCCGTGCCTGCTCTGCGCTACTACTCAGCAATCTTCATACTCTGGCTGGTGATGAAGCCGTTTATATCCCTCCACACAGCGGACATTGTCGCCTGAGTATGAGGCCGCTTCTCTGTGAAAATGTAAGATCATGTTATAACACGGACCTCCTGCTTGTAGCTGTGGAACTGATCTGTACATAGACTGCAGGAATAAGCGACTGGGGAGATAATGACGGAGATCTGGAAAGCTGCTTACATAACACATTAGTGTTCGGTGGATTTTATCTATGGACTGTATTTGGGATAATTCTCATTTGGGGAGAAGTTATATTAGAGTCAAATGAACTGCAGAAGAAGCCGAAAGGGCGGTAAATTCAAACTCCCTAACAGTTCTGTATTCTGCCAATCAGCAGAGGAAAGGCGGAGTCCTCAGTCTGTAAAACACGCCCCGGACGCGCGTCATCTTTTCAGTTCTCCTTCTGGTCCGACCATCCTCTACATAAAGGAGGAGTCGGCGTCAATTTATCACTTGTTTTGTTCTAACTACTTTGAAGATGTCTGGTCGCGGTAAAGGAGGAAAAGGTCTCGGGAAAggcggcgccaagcggcacaggaaggtgctccgtgataacatccagggcatcaccaagcccgccatccgccgtctcgcccgcagaggaggcgtcaagcgcatctccggtctcatctacgaagagactcgcggagtcctgaaagttttcctggagaatgtgatccgtgacgccgtcacctacaccgagcacgccaagaggaagaccgtcaccgccatggacgtggtgtacgcgctgaagcgccagggccgcactctctacggcttcggAGGTTAATTCTGCTCTATTCTGTCCTCACAACccaaaggctcttttcagagccacccacatctacctgaaaggctacaatgtcctgctgctgtggggtgagcGGAGGGCAGATTTCCTGTGTCCTGGTGAATGCTGTTCGCTCTCACTGATCTATCATGTGGCTGTTATATATATAACACCGTGGTGtatgatggggggaggggggtataGCCGAACATGGATATATCTGAGCATAGACCATATCCTCCTGTGCTGCGATTACTACAGAGTGAAAAGCAAAGTTCTGCTGGGAGATGAATGTTGATGCTGCTTACTGATATTTTTAGGATGAGACCCGTGTGGGTGATCGGGTACAGCGGACATTAACCAGGAATAACGCTGTATGAGGCAGCTGGATAGATGGACGAACTGTACCGGGTTTATAGACTCATGTAATTATCGCGTCTTGGGCACTATAGTCTCGGATCGATGGCGGCCACCGAAGATTAATAACCCTTCAGAATAATAATGGCGGCTCATCCTCCATCCAGCGCGATCACCGTGTGCGGGGGCAGCAGGTCTGGAGGACAGGACTGCGCTGTATCCTGAGTATTGTAGAGCTGCCCCAGACCTGAATCCTCAGAATATAATCTCCCCTATATGCAGAGGTGCAGGTTATAATCAGATGGACGGAGAGCAGcgattgggcgggatgtttacaataACGGCAGGAGGGTGACAGCAGCGGGAGATGGAAAAGTAACTGAAACCGCAGCTGAATACGGTGATATCAAAGGGTTAAAATAAACGTATGAGCGCTCTTAAGTCTGAAATCTACGGTTTCAGAGGCGGAGCTACGAGTTTGAAATTCCCGCTCTGTAACACGTGGTTCTGCCTCTTTACACGCGAttgtcctgctgctgtggggtgagcTGACTGCCGATCTCCTGTGCTCCGGGGAATGCTGGAAACTGTCACTGATCTGTCATGTGTCTGATAATACAGATAAATCCAGTACAAGTTTCTTTACCCGGATTAACGCATTACTGGCCGATCCCGCTCCACATACGTGTTCTCACAGATGAGGCGACTTCACCCCCACAACCTGGTGGAGCATTCGAGGTGATCGGGCAGATCTACACTTTATCCACAGATCCGGTGTCGCATGATCCCCTTTTAGCGGGGAAATTtgtgacatgaaattgctggttagTAGCCGCATTAGGAGTTCTGAAAACCCGGTCTATCTGCTCACAGCAAAGACAAATTTGCGCCCTTTGAAGGACAAGAACCTCCATCCCCTGTATATATTGAgcgctgctgtatacactatagaaTAGCGTGGGCAGAAAAGCATCCACTGCGCAATCACCATATGGGCTCTATAGCAGATCAGTCGATTTATTTTACGCCCTGAATAGAAGCTACAGCTGCTGCGGAGAGGGGCGGGAGATCGGCGCTGCGCTCGATCACTGCTGACTCCTCTGCTTTAGCTGCAGCTGGAACATCGCGGGCACTAAGGAGTTAGTATCTGTGGACGGAAGCAGGGGCCTGCTTAGTGCTGATTGGTTGAGCATTGAATGATTCCCTGGCTGCTTTTCTCTCGTTCTGTGTTCTCTGATCCGCGGTGTCAGCGGGAGGGGCTCTGGCTATAGTGAAAATTAAATATGTAGGGTGTATTCAGCACTTTATCATGATCTGTACTATTAGCGGGCGTCCAGCACTATATGGGGGTATATTGCATTACATTGAAGTGCAGAGCCCTTTATAATGAGTAGAAAGCTCTGTATGGACATTATACAGCCCTCTATAGCAGTACAGAGCACTATTGGGGCCCCCGAAAAAAACGCGTTAAAATGTGACAGCCTAAATAATCTCACCGCTGTCCTGTACACTCCATAATGTGCTGTATATCTATAAAGTATTGGGTCCTTCCATATAGTTGTGTATACGTCCACAAAGTACAGTATACCCCGTGCATTGCCCTATACACCATCCATAGTGCTGTATACTTCCATATACTGCTGTAAACTCCTATTGTGCTGTTTATCATCTATAAAAGCTGAATACCTCCATATAGTGCTGTATTCTCCTTCCATACACCACTTTATACTCCACGTAGAGCCGCTTATACTTTCTCCAGAGTGGTGTAAACGCTCCAACCTTAAATTTCTATTCTGTAATGGCAACTGGATTCATCACAGGCACTAAGGTGTTAAAACTGAACGTCTGAGGAAAGCGATGTGTGGGCGGAGCCAGAATTGTAATGTGTCCTGATTGGCTGAGCTCTGAATTTGAAATTCCCGCACAATGGCTGAGTTTCTCCACTCTCTGTGCCTCGCGGTGTCAGGCGGAAGGTCTGGGGCTGAGTGAATACTTCATATGTAGGTTTATATTCAGCGCTATATGCAGACTTCTAATGGGGTCTGTGCAGCATAAAGAAAAGTGAGCAGCGACTCCGAATACAGCAAGTGTGAACACGCCCAATACCCGCAGAATACACAGAAGAATCCAGCGCTTCTGTAAGATCCAAGATGTCTGCAAACCCCGAGTGTATGAAATGTGAGCGGCGCCGCTGCTGTATGGAATAGATGAGATCAGGGCCAGCACAGGAGGCGCCTTGTCGCGGCTGATGGGATCTCAGGAAATCCACAAGTATCTCCATTATTATTCCGTATATTCCATATAGCAGATGCCGCTCACATTATGTGTTCAATGATTGCAGAAACCTCGGCGCTCACAGAGGCGGCCGTGCTTCTGTGTggagtctgtacagctctatatagaggcacgATATGAGGGTATATAACAGTAATTACAGCCACTGTGCCAACCTCATAATACACAGGACTATTCACACTGCCGGGTGCAGCTTATACCCCCGGAGATATATAGAACCGCGGCCATAATAAATCTATATGTACAGAAccacagcagagatcagcggcgccagctcctgtgatgacggggtggtggctcttagaagagcctttgtgttgtggatGATGCGGATCAGCGGCGTTACTTGCCCTTCTTACCGCTCTCGCTCTTCTTGCTGCTCTCGgtcttcttgggcagcagcacggcctggatgttgggcaggacgcctccctgggcaatggtcaccccacccagcagcctgttcagctcctcgtcattgcgcacAGCCAGCTGCAGGTGAcgggggatgatgcgggtcttcttgttgtcccgggcagcattgccggccaattccaggatctcagcagtcagatactcgagcacagcggccaggtagaccggagcgccggcgcccactctctcggcgtaattgcccttgcggagaagcctgtgcacacgaccgactgggaactgcagtcctgcccgggatgagcgggtcttggccttagcgcgggccttccctccttgtttgccgcgtccagacatcgcTGCGTTGCTTTTTCGGAGATCAGACGATAAAGAACCGTAATGTGACGCGAGTGCGGCTCCGGAGTGTTTTATAAGCTGCTGCTCCGCCCTCCTTTCCTGTCATTGACTGAATCTGAAGTCATCCATGGAAATGAGACTTGTGGATCCCCCAATGAGCTGCAGGGGCGGTGATCATGACGTTCCACAAGTCACATGCCTTTTTCACCCAATGGAACGGCGATGTGTCATCAGTGCTCATTTGCATGGCCGGTCTATAAATACGGCCGCTCTGGGAGGAGAGATTATTATTCTCTTATCTTGTGACAAGATCTTTCTTCTCTCATCATGCCTGATCCCGCCAAGTCCGCCCCAGCCGCCaagaagggctccaagaaagccgtgaccaagac is a genomic window containing:
- the LOC142246372 gene encoding histone H3; the encoded protein is MARTKQTARKSTGGKAPRKQLATKAARKSAPATGGVKKPHRYRPGTVALREIRRYQKSTELLIRKLPFQRLVREIAQDFKTDLRFQSSAVMALQEASEAYLVGLFEDTNLCAIHAKRVTIMPKDIQLARRIRGERA